The proteins below are encoded in one region of Ostrea edulis chromosome 3, xbOstEdul1.1, whole genome shotgun sequence:
- the LOC130053110 gene encoding E3 ubiquitin-protein ligase TRIM71-like: MKTKHLDALNKNTDEITQKMAELKQIMSDLKSILKSNDVSLTSTYKSRNSQFRTLPPKVRVTAPSLSPQKINKDQLNVMFGSLSPLSINTEHGDTMKSAEAVSSPPVKPLLDEPRVTATIDTRYDFLYSVSCLSEDQVWTCGTNETMKLLDLQSKLLTSIKTKSGDEPEDIAVTRDGDFVYTDPSNNTVNLIKNKKIQTMITLQGWRPRSVCCTAANDLLVTMYSDDLKQSKVVRYSGSTEKQSIQFDDQGRPLYSSGGDKYLSENRNLDLCVADNNARAVVVVNRSGKLRFRYTGHPSNIKQSFTPHGITTDSQSHILTADHDNHRIHILDQDGQFLRYIHCDLRDPLGLCVDIRDNLFVAEWGTAKVKKIQYL; the protein is encoded by the coding sequence atgaaaactaaacatctggacgcgctaaataaaaatacagatgaaatcacacagaaaatggcggaactcaaacagatcatgtccgacttgaaatcaatcctaaaatccaatgacgtctccttaacctctacttacaaatctaggaattcccaatttagaacattaccgcctaaagtccgagtCACAGCACCGAGTCTctctcctcagaaaataaacaaagatcagctcaatgtAATGTTCggttctctgtcgccattatccattaacacagaacatggcgacacaatgaagtcagcagaagctgtatcgtctcctccagtcaaaccactgcttgatgagccgcgcgtcaccgccaccatagacactaGGTATGACTttctatacagtgttagctgtctgagtgaagatcaagtctggacatgcgGGACTAACGAAACCATGAAGCTGCTCgacctccagagtaaactactgacatcaataaaaACCAAGTCAGGGGACGAACCAgaggacatagcagtgacacgggacggggATTTTGTTTATACTGACCCTAGTAATAACACCGTgaacttaattaagaataaaaagatacagaccatgatcacactacaggggtggagacctcgctctgtctgctgtaccgcggctaacgacctcctggttaccatgtacagtgatgatctcaaacaatccaaagtcgtgcgttactccggctccacagagaaacaaagcattcagtttgatgatcagggtcgtcctctctactcaTCTGGTGGTGAtaaatacctcagtgagaacaggaacctggatCTCTGTGTGGCTGACAATAATGCTagagcagtagtggtggtcaatcggtcaggaaaactccgatttagatacactggtcatccctctaatatcAAGCAATCATTTACTCCACATGGCATCACTACAGatagccagagtcacatcctgacagcagaccaTGACAATCatcgtatccacatcctagatcaggacgggcagttcctccgttacattcactgtgatttacgCGATCCAttaggtttatgtgtggacatcagagacaacctctttgtggctgagtggggcactgctaaagtgaagaaaatccaatatctataa